In Salmo salar chromosome ssa15, Ssal_v3.1, whole genome shotgun sequence, one genomic interval encodes:
- the LOC106571729 gene encoding B2 bradykinin receptor-like encodes MFQNTTERLLPTEDPHSELDWTEFDPYNCTLLYNYTAAWDWLSTYQPAYLVLLSVVGVLANGLVLNVFCLQRKQCTVADVYLGNLAAADLVIVSCLPFWAATIANGYHWAFGEPMCKLVNVAISMNYYSSVFFLVLVSVDRYLALVRPMCQSRLRRAAWAKRICLGIWIMGFLLSLPILFFRKVKYVAKAGVTACYLAYPHPDWEIQRNITNNVVGFLLPVIVVAYCSRHIVIALKNGQIKKTPGVRSERKATQLVLTVLTVFLICWTPYQVVRFLDTLDYFQVTPGCLWGHILDISIQLSTYLAYANSAINPFLYVIVGRHFRKRAKEVFRTMLNRRLTEKSFLAVNFTSSGKLDTQRIQCKQLVKQTVMIQCEQLVKQIVT; translated from the coding sequence atgttccagaacacaaccgAGAGGCTCCTCCCCACTGAGGACCCTCACTCAGAGCTGGATTGGACTGAGTTTGACCCCTAcaactgtacactactgtacaacTACACTGCAGCCTGGGACTGGCTCTCCACCTACCAGCCAGCCTACCTGGTTCTGCTCAGTGTGGTAGGCGTGTTGGCCAACGGCCTGGTTCTCAATGTCTTTTGCCTGCAGAGAAAGCAATGCACCGTGGCCGATGTCTACCTGGGCAACCTGGCCGCTGCCGACCTGGTCATAGTGTCCTGTCTACCCTTCTGGGCCGCTACCATTGCTAACGGCTACCACTGGGCGTTCGGCGAGCCAATGTGCAAGCTGGTCAACGTGGCCATCTCCATGAACTACTACAGTAGTGTTTTCTTCCTGGTGCTGGTTAGTGTCGATCGCTACCTGGCTCTGGTCCGGCCCATGTGCCAAAGCCGACTGCGGAGGGCGGCCTGGGCCAAGCGCATCTGCCTGGGGATCTGGATCATGGGGTTCCTGCTGAGTTTGCCCATCCTGTTCTTCCGCAAGGTGAAATACGTGGCCAAGGCGGGGGTGACAGCCTGCTACTTGGCTTACCCCCATCCGGACTGGGAGATCCAGCGCAATATCACAAATAACGTGGTTGGGTTCCTGCTTCCTGTGATAGTGGTGGCGTACTGCAGTCGCCACATTGTGATCGCTCTGAAAAATGGTCAGATCAAAAAAACTCCTGGTGTGAGGTCAGAGAGGAAGGCCACACAACTGGTCCTGACCGTCCTCACAGTCTTCCTCATCTGCTGGACACCCTACCAGGTGGTGCGCTTCCTGGACACGCTGGATTACTTCCAGGTCACTCCAGGGTGCCTCTGGGGTCACATTCTGGACATTAGCATACAGCTGTCCACATACCTGGCATACGCCAACAGCGCCATTAACCCTTTCCTGTATGTCATTGTGGGGAGACACTTCAGGAAGAGAGCAAAAGAAGTGTTCAGGACAATGTTAAACCGCAGATTGACAGAGAAATCGTTCCTGGCGGTCAATTTCACTTCCAGTGGAAAACTGGACACTCAAAGGATACAATGTAAACAGCTAGTGAAACAAACTGTGATGATACAATGTGAACAACTTGTGAAACAGATTGTGACGTGA